Proteins co-encoded in one Flavivirga eckloniae genomic window:
- a CDS encoding RNA polymerase sigma factor, giving the protein MSIEDLIKKCQENNIKAQKELYEMFAPTLMGICIKYCKDQALAEDLFQESFIKIFNKIHQFKGEGSFEGWLKRLSINTILTHLKKQIHFLPVSKDFVEDLTEETYDFEAYSIDFLLDKIQELPQQYRLVFNMYVLDDLPHREIADLLNIAVSTSKSNLTRAKALLRKEIKTKSS; this is encoded by the coding sequence TTGAGTATAGAGGATTTAATAAAAAAGTGTCAGGAAAACAATATTAAGGCTCAAAAGGAACTTTATGAGATGTTTGCACCTACACTTATGGGGATATGTATTAAGTATTGTAAGGATCAGGCTTTAGCAGAAGATTTATTTCAGGAATCTTTCATAAAAATATTTAATAAAATACATCAATTTAAAGGGGAAGGTTCTTTTGAAGGCTGGTTAAAAAGGTTAAGTATAAACACAATATTAACGCATTTAAAAAAACAAATTCATTTTTTACCTGTAAGTAAAGATTTTGTTGAAGATTTAACAGAAGAAACGTATGATTTTGAAGCATATTCCATTGATTTTTTGCTGGATAAAATCCAAGAACTACCACAACAATACAGATTGGTCTTTAATATGTATGTGTTGGATGATTTGCCTCATAGAGAAATTGCAGATTTGTTAAATATTGCGGTTAGTACCTCAAAATCAAATTTAACAAGAGCAAAAGCGCTATTAAGAAAAGAGATAAAAACCAAATCAAGTTAA
- a CDS encoding porin family protein: MKDLKLPYSESLWDRIEENLPQNKKKKKTRIIWLLPIGVAASLVLLLILKQEPSQNNDINRITVTPYHEEELCPDDVESNYVLDTENDTEQLDSSSQVNEFKGISNKNNFNANPIVVTQQDQKSKTESNSVIATGKDIAPKESLNPTKIVQGITKESFLEADELIGVSTKDQKLKTESNPVIATVKEIAPKESSNPTKIVQGITKESFLEADKLIGVSTKDQKSKTESNPVIAIVNEIAPKESSNPTKIVQGITKEPFLEADRLIGWATKDQKSKIGSNPVIATGKEIVTEKPLNPIEIAQDINKDPFLEAIEEGAEDNNNNKKKEKNRWTLLPQVAPLAYNSISKGSQINSNFSNKPQSSKSDISYGIKISYKIANNIEIRSGLSTVNVNLYTKELSNSELFKLGNAIAINIESNPDGGIEDPGGGIGLSNLPILQTEGPRSLQQQINYIEIPVELAYKIIDKKIGVSIIGGISTFILNADKNKVFIATELGKSQIGSTNNVNTASFSGNIGLGVDYYITKRVQINIEPIFKYQPNAFENNTSFQPYIFGVYSGIKFKL, encoded by the coding sequence TTGAAAGACTTGAAGCTGCCTTATAGTGAAAGTTTATGGGATCGCATTGAGGAAAACCTGCCTCAGAATAAGAAAAAGAAAAAGACTAGAATAATTTGGTTATTACCTATTGGTGTAGCTGCCTCATTAGTATTATTATTAATATTAAAACAAGAGCCTTCACAAAATAACGATATAAATAGAATTACAGTTACCCCTTATCATGAAGAAGAATTATGTCCCGATGATGTTGAAAGTAATTATGTATTAGATACAGAGAATGACACAGAACAATTAGATTCAAGTAGTCAGGTAAACGAATTTAAAGGCATTAGTAATAAAAATAATTTTAATGCAAATCCGATTGTAGTTACACAACAAGATCAAAAATCAAAAACAGAATCTAATTCGGTAATAGCAACAGGAAAAGATATAGCCCCTAAAGAATCTTTAAATCCTACAAAAATAGTACAAGGCATTACCAAAGAATCGTTTTTAGAAGCAGATGAGCTTATTGGGGTTTCCACTAAAGATCAAAAATTAAAAACAGAATCTAATCCGGTAATAGCAACAGTAAAAGAAATAGCCCCTAAAGAATCTTCGAACCCTACAAAAATAGTGCAAGGCATTACCAAAGAATCGTTTTTAGAAGCAGATAAGCTTATTGGGGTTTCTACCAAAGATCAGAAGTCAAAAACAGAATCTAATCCAGTAATAGCAATAGTAAATGAAATAGCCCCTAAAGAATCTTCGAACCCTACAAAAATAGTACAAGGCATTACCAAAGAACCGTTTTTAGAAGCAGATAGGCTTATTGGGTGGGCAACTAAAGATCAAAAATCAAAAATAGGATCTAATCCGGTAATAGCAACAGGAAAAGAAATAGTTACTGAAAAACCTTTAAACCCTATAGAAATAGCACAAGACATTAACAAAGACCCATTTTTAGAAGCCATAGAAGAGGGGGCAGAAGATAACAATAACAACAAAAAGAAAGAAAAAAACAGGTGGACTTTACTGCCCCAAGTAGCCCCTTTGGCATATAATTCTATTTCGAAAGGATCTCAAATAAATTCCAATTTTTCTAACAAGCCTCAATCGTCAAAAAGTGATATAAGCTATGGTATAAAAATAAGCTATAAAATTGCAAATAATATAGAAATCCGTTCAGGTTTAAGTACTGTTAATGTAAATTTATATACAAAAGAGCTGTCTAATAGCGAACTTTTTAAATTAGGTAATGCTATTGCTATAAATATAGAATCTAATCCAGATGGAGGAATAGAAGATCCAGGAGGGGGGATAGGACTAAGCAACCTCCCTATTTTACAAACAGAAGGTCCTAGAAGCTTACAACAGCAAATAAATTATATAGAAATACCAGTTGAGCTGGCATATAAAATTATAGATAAAAAAATAGGTGTTTCTATTATAGGTGGCATCAGCACATTTATTTTAAATGCCGATAAAAATAAAGTATTTATAGCTACAGAATTAGGCAAAAGCCAAATAGGAAGTACAAACAATGTAAATACTGCTAGTTTTTCTGGAAATATAGGTCTTGGAGTTGATTATTATATAACTAAAAGAGTACAAATTAATATAGAACCTATTTTTAAGTATCAACCCAATGCTTTTGAAAATAATACAAGTTTTCAACCTTATATTTTTGGAGTTTATAGTGGTATTAAATTTAAACTTTAA
- a CDS encoding leucine-rich repeat domain-containing protein, giving the protein MPQKKNHFKVIFFLISLYIVACSNDDITSETNNLTSEKEALIAIYNANPDNNLNWDITKDISNWQGVDIENGKVVGLSFTGKLDDGIDNEQSGSDTGIQIIDENESDPRIDAPEPVSINHIPEEIKGLIHLRSLKFNNLKIKNFPGAMGKLEQLEVLSIIGCEITSLPVAVYNLSNLNILNVSKNQIKSIKPTISNLKKLEILHLDENQLSDIPESMDKLTELKVLWLSNNNFSNFPKPITNIKKLRHLSLNNNLLTEIPESLENLSQLESLLLKNNLLTNMPESISKLDHLSSLDLSNNSLTSFPSISPDNIFFDLNLENNGLTTLPASIENFVIRSFNLDKNQLKELPKEIGSIQNLQILSLSRNQLSQLPVEIRLLEKLRILDLSHNQFTSFPEETIGLPVDLTGNPFSSR; this is encoded by the coding sequence ATGCCTCAAAAAAAAAATCATTTTAAAGTTATTTTCTTTTTAATTAGCCTTTATATTGTTGCTTGCAGCAATGATGATATAACATCTGAGACTAATAATTTAACTTCAGAAAAAGAAGCCCTGATTGCCATATACAATGCAAATCCTGATAACAATTTAAATTGGGATATTACAAAAGATATATCCAATTGGCAAGGAGTAGATATTGAAAATGGAAAAGTAGTAGGTCTTTCTTTCACGGGAAAACTTGATGATGGTATAGATAATGAGCAATCGGGCTCGGATACCGGTATTCAAATTATAGATGAAAATGAATCCGATCCAAGAATTGACGCTCCTGAGCCAGTTTCAATAAATCATATTCCTGAAGAAATAAAAGGCTTAATACACCTTAGAAGCCTTAAATTTAATAATTTAAAAATTAAAAACTTCCCAGGGGCAATGGGAAAACTTGAACAACTAGAGGTATTAAGTATAATAGGTTGTGAAATTACAAGTTTGCCCGTAGCAGTTTATAACTTAAGCAACTTAAACATCCTTAACGTTTCTAAAAATCAGATTAAATCTATTAAACCTACTATAAGTAACTTGAAAAAATTAGAAATTTTACATTTGGATGAAAATCAATTAAGTGATATCCCCGAATCTATGGATAAACTTACCGAACTCAAAGTACTCTGGCTATCAAATAACAACTTCAGTAACTTCCCTAAACCTATAACTAATATTAAAAAACTTCGTCATTTATCTCTAAATAATAATTTATTAACTGAAATTCCAGAGTCTTTAGAAAACTTAAGTCAATTAGAAAGTTTGCTATTGAAAAACAATCTTTTAACCAACATGCCTGAATCTATTTCTAAATTAGACCATTTATCTTCTTTAGATTTAAGTAATAATAGCTTAACAAGCTTTCCTTCTATTTCACCAGATAATATATTTTTTGATTTAAATTTAGAAAATAATGGTTTGACTACATTACCCGCTTCAATTGAAAATTTCGTCATCAGATCTTTTAATTTGGATAAAAATCAATTAAAAGAACTTCCTAAAGAAATTGGAAGCATTCAAAATTTACAAATCCTATCATTATCAAGAAATCAGCTTTCTCAGTTACCTGTAGAAATCAGATTGCTTGAAAAGCTTCGTATACTTGATTTAAGCCATAATCAATTTACCAGTTTCCCTGAAGAAACAATAGGGTTACCCGTAGATTTAACAGGAAATCCTTTTTCTTCAAGATAA
- a CDS encoding leucine-rich repeat domain-containing protein — protein sequence MQKKHVIIKNIFVLICVCFTACNNDDQIIDAGAKTPLSDKEVLIAIYNANPDNNLNWDITKSISSWQGVQVRDGRVVELHLDRFSSPIIIIDNNTSETSDSSEISISHIPEEIGCLTNLERLSFSHIDIKGLPETIKDLQNLESLDIVGTKITEIPESIYSLSNLEFLSLRNTKIKSIDPGIGNLSKLKGLFLEANGLSKIPISIGKLTQLEYLFLRNNQLSEIPKSIENLKHLRGLYLDNNLLRSIPESISGLVNLKSLNLENNRLRSMPESISKLVNLELLYLDYNQLSNMPESISKLVNLNLLSLDYNQLSNIPESFFSAPFLNLGKVSINYNQLKELPEGIGQIETLRVLELSVNKITELPKGIGQLKQLETLDLSYNRLHTLPQEIELLTSLETINLSFNQFTSFPKELVKLTNGGINIDLTGNPFLQDSN from the coding sequence ATGCAAAAAAAGCATGTTATCATAAAAAACATCTTTGTTTTAATTTGTGTTTGTTTTACTGCTTGCAATAATGATGATCAAATTATTGATGCTGGTGCTAAGACACCTCTTTCAGATAAAGAGGTTCTTATTGCCATATATAATGCAAATCCTGATAACAATTTAAATTGGGATATTACTAAAAGTATTTCCTCCTGGCAAGGTGTACAAGTTAGAGATGGTAGAGTAGTAGAGTTACATTTAGATCGTTTTAGTTCTCCTATTATCATCATAGATAATAATACTTCTGAGACCTCTGATTCATCTGAAATTTCAATAAGTCATATTCCTGAAGAAATAGGTTGCTTAACCAATTTAGAGCGGCTTAGTTTTTCACATATAGACATAAAAGGGCTTCCAGAAACAATAAAAGACCTGCAAAATTTAGAGAGTCTAGATATTGTGGGCACTAAAATCACTGAGATACCAGAATCTATTTATAGTTTAAGTAACTTAGAATTTTTAAGTTTAAGAAATACCAAAATTAAATCAATAGACCCTGGCATAGGCAATTTAAGTAAGCTTAAAGGTTTATTTTTAGAGGCTAATGGGTTAAGCAAAATCCCAATAAGTATTGGAAAACTTACACAGCTAGAATATCTTTTTTTAAGAAATAATCAGTTAAGCGAAATTCCCAAGTCTATTGAAAACCTAAAACATTTAAGAGGACTATACTTAGATAATAATCTGTTGCGTAGTATACCTGAATCGATATCAGGATTAGTTAATTTGAAATCACTAAACTTGGAAAACAACCGGTTACGTAGTATGCCTGAATCGATATCTAAATTAGTTAATTTGGAATTACTATACTTGGATTATAACCAGTTAAGTAATATGCCTGAATCGATTTCAAAATTAGTTAACTTAAACTTACTAAGTTTGGATTATAACCAGTTGAGTAATATACCTGAATCTTTTTTTTCTGCTCCTTTTTTAAACCTTGGTAAAGTAAGCATAAATTATAATCAATTAAAGGAACTGCCAGAAGGAATAGGACAGATTGAAACACTAAGAGTTTTGGAATTGTCAGTAAACAAAATTACTGAACTACCAAAAGGAATCGGACAGCTTAAGCAATTGGAAACATTAGATTTATCTTATAACAGATTACATACACTGCCTCAAGAAATAGAGCTATTAACATCGCTAGAAACTATCAATTTAAGCTTCAATCAGTTTACTAGTTTTCCTAAAGAGTTAGTAAAACTAACTAATGGAGGTATTAATATAGATTTAACAGGAAACCCTTTTCTTCAAGATAGTAATTAA
- a CDS encoding helix-turn-helix transcriptional regulator: MTEIAPTNFENIYYEHFSRKKSKTPPTYSNKKNYVTRFNCMLDHFQFNENSLTIAYIKQGKGNFLLEKKRLAINNNKVVVANHGLGWEYINAGNKKLDLLCFVISENFLNEFSFCCNTKTKSLLDPPLQKDLKDFLFIERSYNTDLYPTGKLLKSIYECTNMGGFNILDAKELTIEMLQSLYRDQYYAYLSASKIQLQKKTAKIETFKRLLLAYEYINDNYDKNISIDELSKVSSLSEFHLYNSFKLIFKRTPHQYILTLKMQMAKTYLREKKHTLTDIAIMLSFPNLSTFSKLFKKTYGISPSQYAL, encoded by the coding sequence ATGACTGAAATTGCCCCCACAAATTTTGAAAATATTTATTATGAACATTTTTCAAGAAAAAAATCAAAAACACCCCCTACCTATTCCAATAAAAAAAATTATGTAACCCGATTTAATTGTATGTTAGACCATTTTCAGTTTAACGAAAACAGTTTAACTATTGCCTATATAAAGCAGGGCAAAGGTAATTTTTTATTAGAAAAAAAACGTTTAGCTATAAATAATAACAAAGTTGTGGTTGCAAATCATGGCCTTGGTTGGGAATACATAAATGCAGGCAATAAAAAGCTAGATTTACTGTGCTTTGTAATATCTGAAAACTTCTTGAATGAATTTTCATTTTGCTGTAACACTAAAACAAAAAGTTTATTAGATCCGCCTTTACAAAAAGACCTAAAAGATTTTTTATTCATAGAGAGGTCCTATAATACAGATTTATATCCTACCGGAAAGTTATTAAAATCGATATATGAATGTACAAATATGGGAGGTTTTAATATTTTAGATGCTAAAGAGTTAACTATTGAAATGTTACAAAGCCTATATAGAGATCAATATTATGCTTATTTGTCTGCGAGTAAAATTCAGTTACAAAAAAAAACGGCTAAAATAGAAACCTTTAAAAGGTTGCTTTTGGCTTATGAATACATTAATGACAATTACGATAAAAACATTTCTATAGATGAGCTTTCGAAAGTTTCTTCTCTTTCTGAATTTCATTTGTACAATTCATTTAAGCTTATTTTTAAAAGAACACCACACCAGTACATTTTAACTCTAAAAATGCAAATGGCAAAAACTTATTTAAGAGAAAAAAAACATACATTAACGGATATTGCCATAATGCTAAGTTTTCCTAATTTATCGACTTTTAGTAAACTCTTTAAAAAAACATATGGAATCTCACCTAGCCAATATGCTTTATAA